One window of the Choristoneura fumiferana chromosome 18, NRCan_CFum_1, whole genome shotgun sequence genome contains the following:
- the LOC141437791 gene encoding calcium and integrin-binding family member 2-like isoform X2, with the protein MGNKVVTFTEQQLEDYQDCTFFTRKEILRVFKRFREVNPDLIPKRMTENQAHSIVVPVEEIEKLPELKENPFKRRICEVFSHDGTGNLTFEDFLDMMSVFSEAAPRDIKAWYAFRIYDLDDDMFIGREDLLEATRLLTRGELQLQERTDIVASVLDEADVDGDGKLSFMDFEHVVVRAPDFLSTFHIRV; encoded by the exons ATGGGAAATAAAGTGGTGACGTTTACGGAACAACAACTTGAGGATTATCAG gactgtactttttttacgAGAAAGGAAATTTTGAG AGTGTTCAAGCGTTTTCGAGAAGTGAATCCTGACCTGATTCCAAAACGCATGACTGAGAACCAGGCGCATTCTATAGTCGTCCCTGTCGAAGAGATAGAGAAGCTACCCGAACTCAAA GAGAACCCGTTCAAGCGTCGAATCTGCGAGGTGTTCTCTCACGACGGGACGGGGAACCTCACGTTCGAGGACTTCTTAGACATGATGTCCGTGTTCAGCGAGGCTGCACCCCGGGACATCAAGGCTTG GTACGCCTTCCGCATCTACGACCTGGATGACGATATGTTCATCGGCCGCGAAGACCTCCTTGAAGCCACCCGTCTCCTCACCAGGGGGGAGTTGCAGCTGCAGGAACGGACAGACATAGTGGCCAGCGTGCTGGACGAAGCGGACGTGGATGGGGACGGGAAGCTGTCCTTCATGGACTTTGAGCACGTCGTCGTGCGAGCGCCAGACTTTCTGTCCACTTTTCATATACGTGTGTGA
- the LOC141438362 gene encoding uncharacterized protein: MAKSNFNTVNTLTNTLVNNMDCNVAWSSKLRSSTIHYPIHVKTVEQINQEYDNSISKVSIVYDSVPPVYEENTDSRESTPSPGRLYTDESRENLTTSSPLTLPNNDDCHVAWSSKLRSSTIHYPSLIRVKTVEQINQEYDNSISKVSNVYDSVPLVYEEYTDSRDSTPSPGRLYTDESKENLTTSCLLTLPNNDECSVTWSLTTRMSVIAPLYPINYFDDECAGSRDSTPSPGRLFIDESVDYENLTITLNTFSKINEYSEAWSSTTRMPIIAPLSPINDLNDEDADSRDSTPISDRLDIDESMSSPNTADVEMNESSDTWSSTARMPITAPLRPINDFSNEYADSRDSTPSPGRLYIDESMSSPNTADVEMNECSETWSSVTTHLCPIKEPALLMDVKTVKKEYEKFFPYHPKPKLRRQRLNAYRDA, from the exons ATGGCTAAAAGTAACTTTAATACGGTCAACACCCTAACCAACACTCTCGTGAACAATATGG ATTGCAACGTGGCGTGGTCATCGAAACTAAGATCTTCAACAATCCATTACCCAATACATGTAAAAACAGTGGAACAAATCAATCAAGAGTACGATAACTCTATATCAAAAGTATCAATCGTGTATGATTCCGTACCACCTGTATATGAAGAGAACACTGATTCCCGTGAATCTACGCCTAGTCCCGGGAGACTGTACACCGACGAATCCAGAGAAAATTTGACAACGAGTAGTCCTCTGACTCTCCCGAACAATGATG ATTGCCACGTGGCGTGGTCATCGAAACTAAGATCTTCAACAATCCATTACCCATCACTTATACGTGTAAAAACAGTGGAACAAATAAATCAAGAGTATGATAACTCTATATCAAAAGTCTCAAACGTGTATGATTCCGTACCACTTGTATATGAAGAGTACACTGATTCCCGTGACTCTACGCCTAGTCCCGGGAGACTGTACACCGACGAATCCAAAGAAAATTTGACAACGAGTTGTCTTCTGACTCTCCCGAACAATGATG AATGCAGCGTGACGTGGTCTTTGACTACAAGAATGTCGGTTATTGCGCCCTTGTATCCCATAAATTACTTTGATGACGAGTGCGCTGGTTCTCGAGACTCCACGCCCAGTCCAGGAAGACTTTTTATTGATGAATCCGTAGATTATGAGAACTTGACGATAACTCTAAACACTTTTTCTAAAATTAATG AATACAGCGAGGCGTGGTCTTCGACTACAAGAATGCCTATCATTGCACCTTTGAGTCCCATAAATGACTTGAATGACGAGGACGCTGATTCTCGTGACTCGACGCCCATTTCAGATAGACTAGACATTGATGAATCGATGAGTAGTCCTAATACTGCAGATGTCGAAATGAAtg AATCAAGTGATACGTGGTCTTCGACTGCAAGGATGCCGATCACTGCGCCCTTGCGTCCCATAAATGATTTTAGCAACGAGTACGCTGATTCTCGTGACTCCACACCCAGTCCAGGAAGACTATACATTGATGAATCGATGAGTAGTCCTAATACTGCGGATGTTGAAATGAATG AATGCAGTGAAACGTGGTCTTCAGTTACGACCCACCTGTGTCCCATAAAAGAGCCTGCGTTACTTATGGATGTAAAAACCGTAAAAAAAGAGTACGAGAAGTTCTTTCCTTATCACCCGAAGCCAAAGCTACGTCGACAACGCTTAAATGCATATCGCGATGCGTAA
- the LOC141437649 gene encoding uncharacterized protein has product MAKSNFNTVNTLTNTLVNNMDCHVAWSSKFRSSAIYYPSLIHVKTVEQINQDYDNSISKVSNVYESVPPVYEEYTDSRDSTPSPGRLYIDESRENLTTSSPLTLPNNDEYSEAWSSTTRIPTTALLSPIINDLNDEIADSRDYTPSPGRLYIDESMSSPNTADVEMNEYSDTWFSTARMPITASLRPINDFRDEYDDSRDSTPSPGRLYIDESMSSPNIADVEMNECSVTWSLTTRMSVIAPFCPINYFDHEYADSRDSTPSPGRLYIDESMSSPNTADVEMNEYSDTWSSTTRMPITAPLRPINDFSNEYADSRDSTPSPGRLYIDESMSSPNTADVEMNESSETWSSTARMPITVPLRPINDYNDTYADSHHCTPSPGRLYNDESKDSENLSMYSPITEDIKMNECSETRSSVTTHLCPIQEPALLMDVKTVKKEYEKFFPYHPQPKLRRQRLNAYRDA; this is encoded by the exons ATGGCTAAAAGTAACTTTAATACGGTCAACACCCTAACAAACACTCTCGTGAACAATATGG ATTGCCACGTGGCGTGGTCATCGAAATTTAGATCTTCAGCCATCTATTACCCATCACTTATACATGTAAAAACTGTGGAACAAATCAATCAAGACTACGATAACTCTATATCAAAAGTCTCCAACGTGTATGAATCCGTACCACCTGTATATGAAGAGTACACTGATTCCCGTGACTCTACGCCTAGTCCCGGGAGACTGTACATCGACGAATCCAGAGAAAATTTGACAACGAGTAGTCCTCTGACTCTCCCGAACAATGATG AATACAGCGAGGCGTGGTCTTCGACTACAAGAATACCTACAACTGCACTCTTGAGTCCCATAATAAATGACTTGAATGACGAGATCGCTGATTCTCGTGATTATACGCCCAGTCCAGGCAGATTATACATTGATGAATCGATGAGTAGTCCTAATACTGCGGATGTCGAAATGAATG AATACAGTGATACGTGGTTTTCGACTGCTAGAATGCCAATCACTGCGTCCTTGCGTCCGATAAATGATTTTAGGGACGAGTACGATGATTCTCGTGACTCCACACCCAGTCCAGGAAGACTATACATTGATGAATCGATGAGTAGTCCTAATATTGCGGATGTCGAAATGAATg AATGCAGCGTGACGTGGTCTTTGACTACACGAATGTCGGTTATTGCGCCCTTCTGTCCCATAAATTACTTTGATCACGAGTACGCTGATTCTCGTGACTCCACGCCCAGTCCCGGAAGACTATACATTGATGAATCGATGAGTAGTCCTAATACTGCGGATGTCGAAATGAACg AATACAGTGATACGTGGTCTTCGACTACAAGGATGCCGATCACTGCGCCCTTGCGTCCCATAAATGATTTTAGCAACGAGTACGCTGATTCTCGTGACTCCACGCCCAGTCCAGGAAGACTATACATTGATGAATCGATGAGTAGTCCTAATACTGCGGATGTCGAAATGAATG AATCCAGCGAGACGTGGTCTTCGACTGCAAGAATGCCGATCACTGTGCCCTTGCGTCCCATAAATGACTATAATGACACATACGCTGATTCTCACCACTGCACGCCCAGTCCTGGAAGACTATATAATGACGAATCCAAAGACTCTGAAAACTTATCAATGTATAGTCCCATCACCGAGGATATCAAAATGAATG AATGCAGTGAAACGCGGTCTTCAGTCACGACCCACCTGTGTCCCATTCAAGAGCCTGCGTTACTTATGGATGTAAAAACCGTAAAAAAAGAGTACGAGAAGTTCTTTCCTTATCACCCGCAGCCAAAGCTACGTCGGCAACGCTTAAATGCATATCGCGATGCGTAA